A portion of the Sulfuriferula sp. AH1 genome contains these proteins:
- a CDS encoding NAD(P)/FAD-dependent oxidoreductase has translation MNFDVVVIGAGAAGMMCAAQAGQHGRRVLLIDHAAKIGERIRISGGGRCNFTNRDISADNFLSQNPHFARSALAQFSQFDFIKLVERYHIAYHEKTLGQLFCDDSAQQIIAMLRAECDRGNVQWAQPCKVLGVAKSADGFDVTTEESVFACRSLVVASGGLAIPQLGATPFGYRLAEQFGIPVIAPQPALVPLALAPETLAPLQGLAGASLDVISHCSGQQPSFRESMLITHRGLSGPAILQISSYWQNQSYKSGKKQPVSINLLPDLDVGVWLNSHRHSKATLASLLSEHLPKRFAQEWCALQHWEKPLVEHSNRDIAAMQTALEAWELMPAGTLGYAKAEVTLGGVDTRALSSRTMEVRAVPGLYFIGEVVDVTGWLGGYNFQWAWSSGWVAGQSV, from the coding sequence ATGAATTTTGATGTTGTCGTCATCGGTGCCGGCGCGGCAGGGATGATGTGTGCCGCGCAGGCGGGCCAGCACGGGCGGCGGGTGCTGCTGATCGACCATGCTGCCAAAATCGGCGAGCGCATTCGTATCTCCGGAGGCGGACGCTGCAACTTCACCAATCGCGACATCAGCGCCGACAATTTCCTGTCGCAGAACCCGCATTTCGCGCGCTCGGCACTGGCGCAATTCAGCCAGTTCGACTTCATCAAGCTGGTCGAGCGCTACCACATCGCTTATCACGAGAAAACGCTGGGGCAGTTGTTTTGTGACGATTCCGCGCAGCAAATCATCGCGATGCTGCGGGCAGAATGCGACCGCGGCAACGTACAGTGGGCGCAGCCGTGCAAGGTGCTGGGCGTGGCGAAATCGGCTGACGGTTTTGATGTGACCACCGAAGAGAGTGTGTTCGCGTGCCGGTCTCTGGTCGTTGCCAGCGGCGGCCTGGCGATACCGCAGTTAGGCGCAACGCCTTTTGGCTACCGGCTCGCCGAGCAATTCGGCATCCCGGTGATCGCACCGCAGCCTGCGCTGGTGCCGCTGGCGCTGGCACCGGAAACGCTGGCGCCGTTGCAGGGCCTGGCCGGTGCATCGCTGGACGTCATCAGCCATTGCAGCGGACAGCAGCCGAGCTTCCGCGAATCCATGCTGATTACCCATCGCGGCCTGTCCGGCCCGGCGATACTGCAGATTTCCAGCTACTGGCAAAACCAGAGTTACAAAAGCGGCAAAAAACAGCCCGTCAGCATCAACCTGCTGCCCGATCTTGATGTCGGCGTATGGCTGAATTCCCATCGCCACAGCAAAGCAACCTTGGCATCCTTGTTGAGCGAGCATTTGCCCAAACGTTTCGCGCAGGAATGGTGTGCGCTGCAGCATTGGGAGAAACCGCTGGTCGAGCACAGCAACCGCGATATTGCCGCGATGCAGACGGCGCTGGAAGCCTGGGAGCTGATGCCCGCGGGGACGCTGGGCTATGCCAAGGCTGAAGTCACCCTGGGCGGGGTCGATACACGCGCCTTGTCCTCCAGGACCATGGAAGTCAGGGCGGTACCAGGGTTGTATTTTATCGGTGAAGTGGTGGACGTGACCGGCTGGCTGGGCGGGTATAATTTCCAGTGGGCGTGGTCGTCGGGATGGGTGGCGGGGCAAAGTGTGTAA
- a CDS encoding nucleotide pyrophosphohydrolase — protein sequence MSDFDQLRTRIRQFAEERDWQQYHSPKNLAMALIVEAAELVEHFQWLNEAQSQALSQDKLFQVGEELADIQIYLIRLADQLNVDLPDAVDKKIAANAKKYPAEKVRGSARKYNEF from the coding sequence ATGTCAGACTTTGATCAATTGCGGACACGCATCCGCCAATTCGCCGAAGAACGCGATTGGCAGCAATATCATTCCCCGAAGAATCTGGCGATGGCGCTGATTGTGGAAGCAGCCGAACTGGTTGAACATTTTCAATGGCTAAACGAAGCGCAGTCACAAGCGCTGTCGCAGGATAAATTGTTTCAGGTCGGGGAGGAGTTGGCCGACATTCAGATTTATCTGATCCGGCTGGCCGATCAGCTCAATGTGGATTTGCCGGATGCGGTGGACAAGAAAATAGCGGCGAATGCCAAGAAATACCCGGCAGAAAAGGTGCGCGGCAGCGCCAGGAAATACAATGAATTTTGA
- a CDS encoding YIP1 family protein yields the protein MQLTHSTHPHPLWSFENLEHWIHQYHVQTVSMFAFFVLPLSAIAPLMFYYAGTHNSIALLSTLTSNQLAFVSTVFFVAELAMTFILAGFIEWLGNATFRIIHTRYEMLNYPTPDTPSPGTLLEHRKVEFRDAYTLAAIAPVPLWLVSVALFIPSFAIVATLGMLALGLSMYILYSAAPAILKIEGKGEGVLMGWVLLSTGMVGGAAMMYLTFISWAYITSSPFR from the coding sequence ATGCAACTCACTCACTCAACTCACCCGCATCCGCTATGGTCGTTTGAAAATCTGGAACATTGGATTCATCAATACCACGTGCAGACCGTCAGCATGTTTGCATTCTTCGTTTTACCACTCTCGGCTATCGCGCCACTGATGTTCTATTATGCGGGAACGCACAATTCCATCGCGTTGCTCTCCACGCTGACTTCGAACCAGCTTGCATTCGTCAGCACGGTGTTCTTTGTCGCTGAACTGGCGATGACGTTCATCCTGGCGGGTTTTATCGAATGGCTGGGGAATGCAACTTTCCGCATCATTCATACCCGGTATGAAATGCTGAATTATCCGACCCCGGACACACCCAGCCCCGGAACATTGCTGGAACATCGAAAAGTGGAATTCCGCGATGCCTATACGCTGGCAGCCATTGCTCCTGTTCCGCTCTGGCTGGTTTCAGTTGCATTGTTCATACCGAGTTTCGCAATCGTCGCCACACTGGGAATGCTTGCGTTAGGTCTGTCCATGTATATCCTCTACTCAGCAGCACCCGCCATTCTAAAGATCGAGGGCAAAGGTGAAGGGGTATTGATGGGATGGGTATTGCTAAGCACCGGAATGGTCGGTGGCGCCGCAATGATGTATCTGACCTTTATTAGCTGGGCCTATATCACCAGCTCTCCGTTCAGGTAA
- a CDS encoding bacterioferritin produces MKEIDKEAVIGVLNKILELELAGVVRYTHYSLLIFGYNRIPIVSWLREQADESLIHAQRAGELVTHLGGHPSLAIGPLLETHQHNIGEILHESLEHERCALAEYKHLLELTQDRSVMLEEYARELIYQEELHAGEVDKMLRKPGEIAVFSDPAAKNN; encoded by the coding sequence ATGAAGGAAATTGATAAAGAAGCGGTAATTGGCGTATTGAACAAGATACTGGAACTGGAGCTGGCCGGCGTGGTGCGATATACGCATTATTCCCTGCTGATCTTCGGTTACAACCGCATACCGATCGTCAGCTGGCTGCGCGAACAGGCTGATGAAAGCCTGATCCACGCCCAGCGCGCCGGAGAGCTGGTAACCCATCTTGGCGGGCATCCGTCATTGGCGATCGGACCATTGCTGGAAACCCATCAGCATAATATCGGCGAAATTCTGCATGAGTCGCTTGAGCATGAGCGCTGTGCTCTGGCGGAATACAAGCATCTGCTCGAACTCACGCAAGACCGTTCGGTGATGCTGGAAGAATATGCGCGCGAATTGATTTATCAGGAAGAACTGCACGCAGGGGAAGTGGACAAGATGTTGCGCAAACCGGGAGAGATTGCGGTATTTTCCGATCCCGCAGCAAAAAATAATTGA
- the tkt gene encoding transketolase: MNDTTMFERALASMPVDDLCIATMRTLAMDAVQQANSGHPGTPMALAPLAYVLWTRVMRYSPEHPAWFNRDRFVLSAGHASMLLYAALHLSGYDISLEDIRQFRQWGSKTPGHLEYALAHGIETTTGPLGQGIMNAVGMAIAEAHLAAVFNREGHHIVDHRTYVICSDGDLMEGASHEAASLAGHLGLGKLICMYDDNHISIEGDTSLAYSDDVAMRFAGYHWHVQNLGEQANDLDALTMAIRNAQQELERPSLIIIRSHIGYGAPHLQDTAKAHGAPLGAEEIRLTKQAYGWPPEAQFFVPARALAHMRQAVAAGRQLEQAWQARLAAYRKAHPQLARRFDEALSDSLPAGWANDLPVFSAQEGPVATRSASGKVLNGIARNIPWLMGGSADLAPSTDTLLEGGGDFSKGRYANRNMHWGIREHVMCAASSGMALHGGVRPYAGTFFIFTDYARPAIRLAAMMGLPVIYVMTHDSIGLGEDGPTHQPVEQLASLRAMPGLVVIRPADANEVIYAWRAAIERREGPTMLVLSRQSLPVLDRTGLGAAEGLLRGAYVLVREQGVQPGIIIIATGSELHIAMAAYHKMVANGIDARIVSMPSWELFRAQPQAYQDEVLPPRIKARLAIEAAASFGWREWVGDAGAVIGIDYFGASAPGAENFRQFGFTAEHVVAQAAQQIDRSMIWHLEH, from the coding sequence ATGAACGATACGACCATGTTTGAGCGGGCGCTGGCAAGCATGCCTGTCGATGATCTGTGTATCGCCACCATGCGTACTCTGGCAATGGATGCGGTACAGCAGGCGAACTCGGGGCACCCCGGCACCCCGATGGCGCTGGCGCCGCTCGCTTATGTACTGTGGACCAGAGTCATGCGCTACAGTCCGGAACATCCTGCGTGGTTCAACCGCGATCGTTTTGTATTGTCAGCCGGCCATGCTTCCATGCTGCTGTACGCGGCACTGCATCTGAGCGGCTACGATATTTCGCTGGAAGATATCCGCCAATTCCGTCAATGGGGCAGCAAAACGCCGGGGCACCTCGAGTATGCGCTGGCGCACGGGATAGAAACCACCACCGGGCCATTGGGACAGGGCATCATGAACGCCGTTGGCATGGCGATTGCGGAAGCGCATCTGGCGGCGGTGTTCAATCGCGAAGGTCACCATATCGTCGATCACCGTACTTACGTCATCTGCAGCGATGGCGACCTGATGGAGGGTGCGTCGCACGAGGCGGCCTCGCTGGCGGGACATCTGGGGCTGGGCAAGCTGATCTGCATGTATGACGATAATCACATCTCCATCGAGGGCGATACGAGCCTGGCGTATTCGGACGATGTGGCCATGCGCTTTGCCGGCTATCATTGGCATGTGCAGAATCTCGGTGAGCAGGCTAACGACCTTGACGCACTGACAATGGCAATCCGCAATGCCCAGCAGGAGCTGGAGCGCCCATCGCTGATCATCATCCGTTCGCACATTGGTTATGGTGCGCCACATTTGCAAGACACCGCAAAGGCACATGGCGCGCCACTGGGGGCGGAAGAAATCCGCCTGACCAAACAGGCCTATGGCTGGCCGCCGGAGGCTCAATTCTTTGTGCCAGCGCGGGCGCTGGCACATATGCGTCAGGCCGTTGCAGCGGGCAGGCAGCTGGAACAGGCTTGGCAAGCGCGACTGGCGGCCTATCGGAAGGCGCATCCGCAACTGGCCAGGCGTTTCGATGAAGCATTAAGCGACAGTCTGCCCGCAGGCTGGGCGAATGATCTGCCTGTTTTTTCGGCACAGGAAGGACCGGTCGCAACGCGTTCCGCATCAGGCAAGGTGTTGAATGGTATCGCCCGTAATATTCCCTGGCTGATGGGCGGCAGCGCGGATCTGGCGCCTTCCACCGACACCCTGCTGGAGGGGGGCGGTGATTTTTCCAAAGGCCGGTACGCCAATCGCAATATGCACTGGGGCATCCGTGAACACGTGATGTGCGCGGCTTCATCTGGCATGGCCTTGCATGGCGGAGTGCGTCCTTATGCGGGCACCTTTTTCATTTTCACCGATTATGCGCGGCCTGCGATACGGCTGGCCGCAATGATGGGTTTGCCTGTTATCTATGTGATGACCCATGATTCGATAGGGTTGGGTGAAGACGGACCGACCCATCAGCCCGTCGAGCAGCTGGCTTCACTGCGTGCCATGCCGGGTCTGGTCGTGATTCGTCCGGCCGATGCGAATGAAGTGATCTATGCCTGGCGTGCGGCTATCGAACGCAGGGAGGGGCCTACCATGCTGGTATTGAGCCGGCAGAGCCTGCCTGTGCTTGACCGGACCGGGCTTGGTGCGGCTGAGGGGTTGCTAAGGGGGGCCTATGTGCTGGTCAGGGAGCAGGGTGTGCAGCCCGGCATTATTATTATCGCCACCGGATCGGAACTCCATATCGCTATGGCTGCCTATCATAAGATGGTTGCGAATGGCATCGATGCCCGCATCGTTAGTATGCCGAGCTGGGAGTTGTTTCGCGCCCAGCCGCAGGCGTATCAGGATGAGGTTTTGCCGCCGCGCATAAAGGCGCGGTTGGCCATTGAAGCCGCAGCTTCATTTGGCTGGCGCGAATGGGTCGGGGATGCCGGAGCGGTGATCGGTATTGATTATTTTGGCGCAAGCGCCCCCGGCGCCGAGAATTTTCGGCAATTCGGTTTTACCGCTGAGCATGTCGTCGCTCAAGCGGCGCAGCAGATAGACCGCAGCATGATCTGGCATCTGGAGCATTAG
- a CDS encoding class I fructose-bisphosphate aldolase, with amino-acid sequence MQVSVMERTIVELTAPTKGILAADESTGTMEKRLKNVGVQSTEEIRRSYRESLFTASGLNSYVSGVILFEETLKQCSATGMPFPQLLEAQGIVPGIKVDKGTQALSNFPGDKFTLGLDGLVERLAGYKEQGARFAKWRAVFTIGDALPSCRAMEVNADGLARYAAICQELGIVPIVEPEVLMDGNHTIERCASVTEEVLATVFHALHQHRVALEYMLLKPNMVLPGTDSPWQATPEEIAVATLRCFRRTVPAAVPGIHFLSGGQSDEAATANLNAINARSERKPWQLSFSYGRALQAPALKAWHGEAANMAAGQQALLKRARLNSLARQGKYQASMEID; translated from the coding sequence ATGCAGGTATCAGTAATGGAACGCACAATCGTGGAATTGACTGCGCCGACCAAGGGCATTCTTGCTGCAGATGAAAGTACCGGCACTATGGAAAAGCGCCTGAAAAATGTCGGCGTGCAATCCACCGAGGAGATACGGCGCAGTTACCGTGAATCGCTGTTTACTGCATCGGGGCTCAACAGCTATGTCAGCGGCGTGATTCTGTTTGAGGAAACCCTCAAACAGTGCAGCGCAACGGGCATGCCCTTCCCGCAATTGCTGGAAGCGCAAGGAATCGTGCCTGGTATCAAGGTGGACAAAGGCACTCAGGCGCTCAGCAATTTCCCCGGCGATAAATTCACGCTGGGGCTGGACGGCCTGGTTGAACGGCTTGCCGGATACAAGGAGCAGGGGGCGCGTTTCGCGAAATGGCGAGCAGTGTTTACGATAGGCGACGCTCTGCCTTCCTGCCGCGCCATGGAGGTGAACGCCGACGGTCTGGCACGTTATGCCGCCATTTGTCAGGAACTCGGCATTGTGCCCATCGTGGAGCCGGAAGTGCTGATGGATGGAAATCATACGATCGAACGTTGCGCCAGCGTGACTGAGGAGGTGCTGGCAACGGTATTCCATGCCCTGCATCAGCATCGCGTGGCACTGGAATACATGCTGCTGAAACCGAATATGGTGCTTCCCGGTACGGACAGCCCCTGGCAGGCTACACCCGAAGAAATCGCTGTCGCCACACTGCGCTGTTTCCGGCGTACGGTGCCTGCCGCCGTGCCGGGCATTCATTTTCTTTCCGGCGGGCAAAGCGATGAAGCCGCGACCGCCAATCTCAATGCCATTAACGCACGTTCGGAGCGCAAACCCTGGCAGCTGAGTTTTTCTTATGGCCGTGCATTGCAGGCGCCTGCGCTCAAGGCATGGCACGGCGAGGCGGCCAATATGGCAGCGGGACAGCAGGCGCTGCTCAAGCGCGCTCGCCTGAACAGCCTTGCGCGGCAAGGAAAATATCAGGCTTCAATGGAAATCGATTAG
- a CDS encoding HDOD domain-containing protein has protein sequence MTPVASQLIRTLEITNLPSLPHVLIQVLDMCNRDDASLRAIADIIDKDAALSSKVIGASSTAQFSRQNKLDSLEQKLTLLGLDMVKTIVISSSFYQVFNNLSIGPGFDLKTFWKRSLTAAFLAKQIAQETAYPHPEEAYLTGLLLDIGQLVLLSNFPKQYATLLAGKGDEMQLLAQETEKIGNNHCEVGSWLVTNWNLNSFMADAVLYHHMPPDQIADAHQLIQIAHVANSLAMTGAGKTGAFVSGELLLGITPTSLQRIIDNTGTLVSKVAQSIGIEIETPEKAEPDNMRQQKMQLAMELRDIVLIGRNPLGAGTSISLDDTLSSIQRSVQILFGMQNVVFFLPDQQGRSLQGKCLAGHGAMINEMSIPLNKQNSIVTEAFLTRKPVTSFAVGDKPAPSIPDEQIVRLMHAEGFYCQPMFTRNAVVGIMIFGLTQTQLAYVRKQQKLMSMFAQQAAQAIALLNAHEEQETRIKSEMMAANRNQALQIAHEASNPLSIIQNYIKLLGIKLPKEDPAQEDLKIIKEEIDRVTRICRAASAAAEAEANSPQELNINDVIQNLGKIFLEPMFALHQVTVLTQFDPALPNIVTQKDKLIQVVINLMKNAAEAMQNGGTLQIGTRVNATRNGGEYVEISFKDDGPGIPPEIMENLFRPIASSKGTRHAGLGLSIVKNLVDELGGKIFCQSNEISGTVFQILLPRHLAVNEK, from the coding sequence ATGACACCAGTCGCTTCACAACTGATACGCACGCTGGAGATTACGAATCTCCCTTCATTGCCCCATGTCCTGATACAAGTACTTGACATGTGCAATCGCGATGACGCCTCGCTCCGTGCGATCGCGGATATTATCGACAAGGATGCCGCACTCAGCTCCAAAGTGATAGGTGCAAGCAGCACTGCGCAGTTCAGCAGGCAAAACAAACTCGATTCGCTCGAACAGAAGCTGACTCTGCTTGGTCTGGACATGGTCAAGACCATTGTAATCAGCTCCTCGTTTTATCAGGTTTTCAATAATCTCAGCATCGGTCCCGGATTCGATCTCAAGACTTTCTGGAAGCGGTCCCTGACCGCCGCCTTCCTCGCCAAGCAGATCGCCCAGGAAACGGCTTATCCGCATCCCGAAGAGGCTTACCTCACTGGACTCCTGCTCGATATCGGCCAACTGGTGCTGTTGAGCAACTTCCCCAAACAGTATGCAACGCTGCTGGCCGGCAAAGGCGATGAAATGCAGCTGCTGGCGCAGGAAACAGAGAAGATCGGCAATAATCATTGCGAGGTTGGCTCCTGGCTGGTCACTAACTGGAACCTGAATTCGTTCATGGCCGATGCGGTGCTCTACCATCACATGCCACCGGATCAAATTGCCGATGCGCATCAATTGATACAAATCGCGCATGTGGCTAACAGCCTCGCCATGACCGGCGCCGGAAAAACCGGGGCTTTCGTCAGCGGAGAGCTGTTGTTGGGCATCACGCCAACCAGCCTGCAGCGGATCATTGACAATACCGGCACGCTCGTCAGCAAAGTGGCGCAATCCATCGGCATAGAAATCGAGACGCCGGAAAAAGCCGAACCGGATAACATGCGTCAGCAGAAAATGCAGCTTGCCATGGAATTACGCGACATCGTTCTGATCGGCAGAAATCCGCTGGGTGCAGGCACGTCAATCTCGCTGGATGATACCTTGTCGTCGATACAACGCTCGGTGCAGATTCTTTTCGGCATGCAGAACGTCGTCTTTTTCCTGCCCGATCAGCAAGGCAGGTCGCTCCAAGGCAAATGTCTTGCGGGCCACGGCGCGATGATCAACGAAATGAGCATCCCGCTGAACAAGCAAAACAGCATCGTGACTGAAGCCTTTCTGACCAGGAAACCCGTCACCTCCTTTGCGGTCGGCGACAAGCCTGCTCCCAGCATACCGGATGAACAGATCGTTCGCCTGATGCATGCGGAAGGTTTTTACTGTCAACCGATGTTCACTCGGAACGCTGTCGTCGGCATCATGATATTCGGCCTTACCCAGACGCAACTGGCCTATGTCCGAAAACAGCAAAAACTCATGTCGATGTTCGCCCAGCAGGCAGCTCAGGCCATCGCTTTACTGAATGCCCATGAGGAACAGGAAACCCGCATCAAATCCGAGATGATGGCAGCAAACCGCAATCAGGCCTTGCAAATCGCACATGAGGCGAGCAATCCGCTGAGCATCATCCAGAATTACATCAAGCTATTGGGTATCAAGCTGCCGAAGGAAGACCCGGCGCAGGAAGACCTGAAAATCATCAAGGAAGAAATCGACAGGGTTACCCGGATTTGCCGGGCAGCTTCGGCCGCAGCCGAAGCCGAAGCAAATTCGCCGCAAGAACTGAATATCAACGATGTGATTCAGAATCTGGGCAAGATATTCCTTGAACCCATGTTTGCGCTCCATCAGGTCACCGTGCTGACACAGTTTGACCCGGCATTGCCGAATATCGTGACCCAGAAGGACAAATTGATCCAGGTCGTCATCAACCTGATGAAAAACGCAGCCGAAGCCATGCAGAATGGCGGCACACTGCAGATCGGCACACGCGTTAATGCTACGCGCAATGGCGGCGAATACGTTGAAATCTCCTTCAAGGACGACGGCCCCGGGATTCCGCCGGAAATCATGGAGAATCTGTTCAGACCGATTGCCAGCAGCAAGGGAACGAGACATGCCGGGCTTGGCCTGTCCATCGTAAAAAACCTCGTCGATGAACTGGGTGGCAAGATATTCTGCCAGAGCAATGAAATATCAGGCACGGTCTTTCAGATACTGCTCCCCCGACACCTTGCCGTGAACGAAAAATGA
- a CDS encoding EAL domain-containing protein — protein sequence MNALAKQPSILVVDDEPHLRNSLCSLLGYHGYPSSAADGGKSAMEALNSKSFELILLDLCMPGIDGHQVMDWIIEKQLDTCIIVVSGDTSVDSAISALRYGACDFLRKPYETDELVLKIENALAKQRLEKENKLINQQLKESERWYRYMVNSSPDFIYTLDADGYCTFCNDRVKSLLGYDKKDVIGKHFSTFIHAEDIDAAQYVIQERRTGDRAASNIEIRIPHGTESTLLTLEFNSFGIYDESDDAISPRYIGTYGVAKDITERKKAAELIMYQAYHDLLTGLANRKLFKDRLELAIAQAKRYKHALALMFLDLDRFKVVNDTLGHVIGDNLLIEVAARLKNCVREGDTLARQGGDEFTLLLPQVDNREGVTRTADKIIKAFGAPFLIDGHELYVPMSIGIALYPEHGDTIDTLIKNADIAMYDSKAKGRNRYQIYSPSMNVTFDDRFSLEIQMHKALERDEFQVVYQPQINIATGKISGMETLLRWASPLLGNLSPLEFIPLAEETGLIIPISEFVLRSAFTQAKLWKHAGLLPERIAVNISSRHLEQDNFVDFIAQLLREYELAGSMFEMEITESMLLNDGNHIVEKLHMISDMGIKIALDDFGTGYSSLSYLKKFPINTIKIDQSFMPGFSGDSSNESIVTAICTMAQGMNLKLIAEGVEKADQYRLLYALQCNEAQGFLFSKPLSGHEITELLIKDNPLGPQNLRSQHCFNS from the coding sequence ATGAATGCACTAGCCAAACAGCCATCGATACTGGTTGTGGACGATGAGCCTCACCTGCGCAACAGTTTATGCTCCCTGCTTGGCTACCACGGCTATCCGTCATCCGCTGCAGATGGCGGGAAATCCGCGATGGAAGCACTGAACAGCAAGTCTTTCGAGCTGATTTTGCTGGATTTGTGCATGCCCGGTATCGATGGGCACCAGGTGATGGACTGGATCATTGAAAAGCAACTTGATACCTGCATTATCGTTGTCAGCGGCGACACCTCTGTCGATTCCGCCATTAGCGCACTTCGCTACGGCGCTTGCGATTTCCTGAGAAAACCCTACGAAACCGACGAGCTCGTATTAAAGATCGAGAATGCGCTGGCCAAGCAGCGCTTGGAAAAAGAAAACAAGTTGATCAATCAGCAACTGAAAGAATCCGAACGCTGGTATCGCTACATGGTGAACAGCTCGCCGGATTTCATTTATACGCTGGACGCTGATGGTTACTGTACTTTTTGCAATGACCGTGTGAAATCGTTGCTGGGGTATGACAAGAAAGATGTCATCGGCAAACACTTCTCGACATTCATTCATGCAGAGGATATCGACGCGGCACAATATGTCATCCAGGAAAGAAGGACCGGAGATCGCGCTGCCAGCAACATAGAAATCAGGATTCCCCACGGCACCGAATCCACCCTGCTGACACTGGAATTCAATTCTTTCGGGATTTACGACGAATCCGATGATGCAATATCCCCCCGCTATATCGGCACTTATGGCGTAGCAAAAGACATCACCGAAAGAAAAAAAGCGGCTGAACTTATCATGTATCAGGCTTACCACGATCTACTTACCGGCCTGGCAAATCGCAAGCTGTTCAAAGATCGCCTGGAACTGGCTATCGCGCAGGCAAAACGCTACAAGCATGCGCTGGCATTAATGTTCCTGGATCTGGATCGATTCAAGGTGGTCAACGACACACTGGGTCATGTCATCGGCGATAACTTGCTGATCGAAGTGGCCGCCCGGCTCAAGAACTGTGTGCGCGAAGGTGACACGCTTGCCCGTCAGGGCGGCGATGAATTTACCCTGCTGCTGCCGCAGGTTGACAACCGGGAAGGCGTCACACGTACCGCAGACAAGATCATCAAGGCTTTTGGTGCACCATTCCTTATCGACGGACATGAGCTCTATGTACCCATGAGTATCGGTATTGCGCTCTATCCCGAACACGGCGACACCATCGACACCCTGATCAAGAATGCCGACATCGCCATGTACGACAGCAAGGCCAAGGGCAGAAACCGTTACCAGATCTACTCACCCAGCATGAACGTCACCTTCGATGACAGATTCTCGCTGGAAATACAGATGCACAAGGCGCTGGAGCGGGATGAGTTTCAGGTGGTCTATCAGCCGCAGATCAACATCGCCACCGGCAAGATTTCCGGCATGGAAACACTGCTGCGCTGGGCATCTCCGCTGCTGGGCAACTTGTCGCCGCTCGAGTTCATTCCATTGGCGGAAGAAACCGGCCTGATCATTCCGATTAGCGAATTTGTATTGCGGTCTGCCTTCACCCAGGCAAAATTGTGGAAGCATGCGGGGCTGTTGCCAGAGCGTATCGCTGTCAATATTTCCTCCCGCCATCTGGAACAGGACAATTTTGTGGACTTCATCGCCCAGCTGCTGCGAGAATATGAATTGGCCGGCTCAATGTTCGAAATGGAAATAACCGAAAGCATGCTATTGAATGACGGCAATCATATTGTCGAGAAACTGCACATGATTTCGGACATGGGAATAAAAATCGCCCTTGACGACTTTGGTACCGGCTATTCCTCCCTGAGCTACCTCAAGAAATTCCCCATCAACACCATCAAGATAGATCAGTCGTTCATGCCCGGATTCTCTGGCGATTCCAGCAACGAATCCATCGTTACCGCCATATGCACCATGGCGCAAGGGATGAATCTCAAACTGATTGCGGAAGGCGTTGAAAAAGCCGATCAGTACCGTTTGCTGTACGCGTTGCAATGTAACGAAGCGCAGGGCTTCCTGTTCAGCAAGCCGCTGTCCGGCCATGAGATCACCGAGCTCCTGATTAAAGACAACCCGCTAGGCCCTCAAAATCTAAGATCCCAGCATTGCTTTAATTCGTGA